Sequence from the Flavobacterium sp. TR2 genome:
CTTTCAGCAGAATACAATTATTGTAACTCTCTTTTAGTTAACTCTGTAGCCAATCTTGCAACTGTTCTTCTAACGCTTCTAATTTGAAGTGGGTTAGCAATTGGAGAAATAGCATGAGCCATTTTTAGGTCAGCATATACTTTCTTAGTTTGACTAAGCTTTTCTTGCAACTCCGCTGCAGAAAGATCTTTTATTTCTGATTGTTTCATAATAAATATAAATTATGCTTCGAAATCTCTAGCAACGACGAACTTAGTTTTTACTGGAAGTTTTTGAGCTGCAAGACGTAATGCCTCTTTTGCAACTGACAATGGAACCCCTCCAACTTCAAACATAATTCTTCCTGGTTTAACAACAGCAGCCCAATATTCAACTGCTCCTTTACCTTTACCCATACGTACTTCAAGAGGCTTCTTAGTGATAGGTTTGTCTGGGAAAATTTTAATCCACAATTGTCCTTCTCTCTTCATGTAACGAGTTGCAGCGATACGTGCAGCTTCGATTTGACGAGATGTTAAGAACATTCCATCTTCATGTACAGATTTAATACCAAACATTCCATTTGAAAGTTCATGCCCTCTTTGAGAGTTACCCTTCATTCTACCTTTTTGTACCTTACGGTATTTTGTTCTTTTAGGCTGTAACATTTTTCTTTAGTTTAAAAATTTACTTTCTTTTACGAGCGTCTGGTTTTCCACCTTTATTAAAGTTAGATTTGCCTCTAGGAGCATCTCCACCTTTTCCACCACCTGTACCAGATTGTTTTTTATCCATTCCAGCAAGTGGAGAAAGTTCTCTCTTACCGTAAACTTCACCTTTCATGATCCATACTTTGATACCCATTCTACCGTAAGTAGTGTGAGCTTCAGCCAAAGCATAATCAATGTCAGCTCTGAAAGTTGATAGAGGAATTCTACCTTCTTTGAAACCTTCTGAACGTGCCATCTCTGCACCATTCAAACGACCAGAAATCAAAACTTTGATACCTTCAGCGTTCATACGCATAGAAGCAGCAATAGCCATTTTGATTGCACGTCTGTAAGAAATACGGCTTTCGATTTGACGAGCGATGCTTGTAGCCACAAGATAAGCATCTAGCTCAGGTCTTTTAATTTCAAAGATGTTAATTTGAACCTCTTTGTCAGTAACTTTCTTAAGTTCTTCTTTCAACTTGTCTACCTCTTGTCCGCCTTTTCCGATAATGATACCAGGTCTAGCAGTAGTGATAGTAACGGTTACAAGTTTCAAAGTTCTCTCGATGATTACTTTTGATACACTAGCTTTTGATAAACGAGCGTGGATATACTTTCTGATTTTGTGATCTTCAGCTAATTTATCGCCGTAATCATTTCCACCATACCAGTTTGAGTCCCATCCTCTGATGATACCAAGTCTATTTCCAATTGGATTTGTCTTTTGTCCCATGCTGCTTAAGAATTGCTTTGTGTGTTATTGATAGCTCCAAGCACGATTGTTACGTGATTAGAACGTTTTCTTATTCTGTGTGCACGACCTTGTGGAGCTGGACGAAGTCTTTTTAACATCATTCCACCATCTACTCTGATCTCTTTAACAAATAATCCAGCCTCTTCTAAATTACCTTCACTATTTTTTTGCTCCCAGTTATTGATTGCAGATAATAATAGTTTTTCTAATTTTCTTGAAGCTTCTTTAGAACTGAATCTTAAAATGTTAAGTGCTCTTTCTACCTTCTGACCTCTTACCAAGTCCGCTACTAAGCGCATTTTTCTAGGTGAAGTAGGGCAGTTATTCAATTTTGCGAAAGCGATAGACTTATTAGCCTCTTTTCTCGCATCTGCTGTTTCTCTTTTACGAACTCCCATTGCTTCTTTTATTTTTTACCTTTATTTTTTGCTCCAGCATGACCTCTAAAAGATCTAGTTGGTGAAAACTCTCCTAATTTGTGACCTACCATGTTTTCTGTTACGTAAACTGGTACAAATTGACGACCGTTATGAACTGCGATAGTTTGTCCAACGAAATCTGGTGTAATCATTGAAGCTCTAGACCAAGTCTTAACAACTGCATTTTTACCACTTTCTACGTTTTCTTGAACTTTCTTGTCTAATTTATAATGAACGAAAGGTCCTTTTTTTAATGAACGTGCCATATCTTATTATTTCTTTCTACGTTCTACGATATACTTGTTACTCGGGTTTTTCTTAGAACGAGTTCTGTAACCTTTAGCTGGCAATCCGTTTCTTGAACGTGGGTGCCCTCCAGAAGAACGTCCTTCACCACCTCCCATAGGGTGATCAACAGGGTTCATCGCTACTGGTCTAGTTCTAGGTCTTCTTCCTAACCATCTTGTTCTACCTGCTTTACCAGACACAACTAATTGGTGGTCAGAGTTAGAAACAGCTCCAATTGTAGCCGAACAAGTTAACAAGATCAATCTTGTTTCACCAGAAGGCATTTTGATTGTTGCATATTTCCCGTCTCTTGCCATTAACTGAGCAAAAGTTCCAGCTGAACGAGCAATAACAGCTCCTTGTCCTGGACGTAACTCAATACAAGATATAACAGTTCCAAGAGGAATTCTGCTTAAAGGCAAAGTATTACCAATCTCTGGTTGAGACTCTGGTCCAGAAACTAATTTCTGACCAACTTTCAATCCGTTTTGGGCGATAATATAAGTTTTCTCTCCATCAGCATAAGCTAATAAAGCGATAAATGCAGTACGATTTGGATCGTATTCGATTGATTTCACTGTAGCTGGAATTCCATCTTTAGTTCTTTTGAAATCAATAATACGATATCTCTGCTTGTGACCACCACCCGTATAACGCATGGTCATCTTTCCTTGACTATTTCTACCTCCTGAGTTTTTTATCGGTGCTATCAAAGAGCGTTCCGGCTTATCAGTTGTAATAGCGTCATAACCATTCACAACTCTAAATCGCTGACCCGGGGTAATAGGTTTTAATTTTCTTACTGACATTTTTCTATCTTAGATATTGTTGTAAAAATCAATTGTTTCTCCTTCTTGTACTTGAACAATTGCTTTTTTGTATGCATTTGTCTTTCCACTGATTAAACCACTTTTAGTGTATTTAGTAGATCTATCTGGTCTCACATTCATTGTGTTAACAGAAACGATAGTTACTCCATAAGCAGCTTCTACAGCTTTCTTAATCTCAACTTTGTTTGCTTTTTTGTTTACAACGAATCCGAAGCGGTTTAGAACTTCACTTTCTTTGGTTACTTTTTCCGTTACTATAGGTCTAATAATGATGCTCATATTCCTATTATTTACTTAAATTTTCTTCAATTAACTCTAAAGAACCTTCCAAAAGCACTAAATTATTAGCGTTTAATATTGCGTAAGTGCTTAATTCAGAGCTAGTTACGACGTTTGAAGCCTTTAAATTACGTGACGACAAATATACGTTTTTATTTGACTCACCCAACACAAATAAAGATTTTTTATTCTCTAACCCTAAAGCTTTCAAAACGTTAATGAAATTTTTAGTGTTTGGCACTTCGAAATTAAAGTCTTCTAAAACCACAATATTTGACTCTTTTGCTTTGATTGAGAAAGCTGATTTTCTAGCTAATCTCTTTAAGCCTTTATTCAATTTGAATGAATAACTTCTTGGTCTTGGTCCGAAAACTGTTCCACCACCTTTAAACAATGGACTCTTAACACTTCCTGCACGTGCAGTACCAGTTCCTTTTTGTTTTTTAATCTTACGCGTACTTCCAGTTACTTCAGCTCTTTCTTTAGCCTTGTGAGTACCTTGTCTTTGATTAGCAAGATATTGCTTAACATCAAGATATACAGCGTGATTGTTTGGTTCAATTGCGAATACTGAATCAGAAAGTTGAACTTTTCTTCCAGTATCTTTTCCGTTGAAATCTAATACTTTTACTTCCATTACTTCTGAATGATTACATAAGAGTTTTTGTGTCCAGGAACACATCCTTTAACAACAAGCAGATTCTTTTCAGCAACTACTTTTAAAACTCTAAGGTTTTGAACTTTTACATTTTCTCCTCCCATTCTTCCAGCCATACGCATTCCTTTGAATACTCTAGATGGATAAGAAGAAGCTCCTACAGAACCTGGCGCTCTTAAACGGTTGTGCTGACCATGAGTAGCTTGTCCAACACCACCAAAACCGTGACGTTTAACAACACCTTGGAAACCTTTACCTTTTGAGACACCTTGTACATCTACAAATTCTCCTTCTTCAAAAATAGTAACATCAATAAGATCTCCTAATTTTTGTTCAGTTGCAAAATCTTGGAATTCAACGACTTTTTTCTTAGCAACAGTTCCAGCTTTTTTAAAGTGCCCTAAAGCAGCTTTAGTAGAATGTTTCTCGTTTTTGTCATCGAAACCAAGTTGCAACGCTTCATACCCGTCAACCTCGTTGGTTCTGACTTGGGTAACAACGCATGGACCAGCTTCGATTACTGTACAAGGAATGTTTTTCCCGTTTTCGTCGAAAATACTAGTCATGCCGATTTTCTTACCAATTAACCCAGACATAAATATTAATTATTAATTACTAAAATTCCCTTCAATTTGAAAATAACAGAAATTTCCAAACAGGGAGTGCAAAAGTAGACATTAAAATTGAATATACCAAACAGTTATAAAAATTAAATCGCTCATAATCAAAATCCAAGCATCAAAACAACACCAAAACCAACCGTATCTACACAAAAATCTGAATCCGTTTTTTCATCAAACAAACACTTTACACTTTGCAATTATTTAATAAAATCGCAACAAAAAAACTCGCATCCCTTTAAAACAAAGGGTTTTAACAAAGAACAAGAAATTTTAAATCCGAAAAGCTTATCAATATCACCAAACCAAAAGCAACTTCTAAAAACAAAAAAAGCGAGACAAAAAATGTCTCGCTTTTTATATAAAAAAAATATAAAAAATTATACTTTAATCTCTACTTCAACTCCACTTGGCAATTCAAGTTTCATTAAAGCATCAATAGTTTTAGATGAAGATGAATAAATATCAATCAATCTCTTGTATGACATTACTTCAAATTGCTCTCTCGCTTTTTTGTTAACGTGCGGAGAACGCAACACAGTGAAAAGTTTTTTGTGAGTTGGCAACGGAATAGGACCTGTTACAACTGCTCCAGTAGTTTTTACCGTTTTTACGATCTTTTCAGCAGATTTATCTACCAACATATGATCGTAAGATTTTAGTTTTATTCTGATTTTTTGACTCATTTTCTTAAAATTAAGCGTTACCTTTTGCTTTTTTGATTACCTCTTCTGAAATATTAGAAGGTGTTTCTGCATAGTGAGAAAACTCCATAGTTGAAGTAGCTCTACCAGAAGACAATGTTCTTAATGTAGTAACATAACCAAACATCTCTGATAACGGCACATCAGCTTTAATTGTTTTAGCACCATTTCTATCACCCATATCATTAACTTGACCTCTACGACGGTTCAAGTCACCTACGATATCACCCATGTTCTCTTCAGGAGTAATAACTTCGATTTTCATGATTGGCTCAAGAATAACAGCTCCAGCAGCACGTCCAGATTCTTTGTAACCCATTCTTGCAGCTAATTCAAAAGAAAGAGCATCAGAATCCACAGGGTGGAAAGATCCGTCCAATAAAGTTACTTTCAAACTATCAACAGCGTATCCAGCTAATGGACCTGTTTTCATAGCCTCACGGAAACCTTTTTCAACAGCAGGGATATATTCTTTAGGAACGTTACCACCTTTTACCTCATTCACAAACTGTAATCCAACAGGAACTTTACCATCCACTTCATCAGCAGGTTCGATTCTAAATACGATATCACCGAATTTACCACGACCTCCAGATTGCTTCTTATAAGTTTCTCTATGTTGAGCAGATTTAGTAAACGCCTCTTTGTACTCAACTTGCGGCTCACCTTGATTAACCTCTACCTTAAACTCACGTTTCATACGGTCAACCAAGATATCTAAGTGAAGCTCACCCATACCAGAGATAATAGTTTGACCAGAAGCCTCATCAGTTCTTACAGTAAACGTTGGATCCTCTTCAGCTAATTTAGCTAAAGCCATACCCATTTTATCAACATCAGCTTTAGTTTTAGGCTCAATAGCGATACCAATTACAGGCTCTGGGAATTTCATAGACTCCAAGATAATTGGACTCTTCTCATCACACAAAGTATCTCCAGTTTTGATATCTTTAAATCCTACAGCAGCTCCAATATCTCCAGCCTCAATAAATTCGATTGGATTCTGTTTGTTAGCGTGCATTTGGTAAATACGAGAAATTCTCTCCTTGTTACCAGAACGAGTATTTAAAACATAAGAACCAGCATCTAAACGCCCAGAGTAAGCACGGAAGAAAGCCAAACGACCTACGAATGGGTCAGTAGCAATTTTAAATGCTAAAGCAGCAAACGGCTCTTTCACATCTGGCTTACGCAAGATTTTAGTTTGATCTTCTTCTAATAATTCAGCATCATCAGGGTGAATTCCTTCAATACCTTCTTTATCTAATGGAGATGGTAAATACTTACAAACAGCATCTAACATAAATTGAACCCCTTTATTTTTGAAAGAAGAACCAGCAAGCATTGGAATGATAGCCATATCAATAGTAGCAGCTCTCAATGCATTGTTAATTTCCTCTTCAGTAATAGAGTTCTCATCCTCCATATACTTATCTAAAAGATTTTCATCGTAAGTAGCAATCTCTTCGATAAGGATAGAACGGTAATGCTTAACATCATCAACCATATCAGCTGGGATATCCACAACGTCAAAAGTAGCTCCTTGAGTTTCATCATGCCATACAATAGCTTGATTTTTAACTAAGTCAACGATACCTTTAAAATCTGCTTCATCACCAATAGGCAAAGTAATTGCAACCGCATTTGATTTCAACATATCTTTAACCTGTCCGCATACAGCTAAGAAGTTAGCACCTTGACGGTCCATTTTATTTACGAATCCCATACGAGGAACTCTATATTGATCAGCAAGTCTCCAGTTAGTTTCTGATTGAGGCTCAACACCATCAACAGCACTAAACAAGAAAACCAAACCATCAAGTACACGTAGAGAACGGTTTACCTCTACAGTAAAGTCAACGTGTCCAGGAGTATCAATAATATTAAAGTGGTACGGTAACGATTCTGGAATAACTTTACCTTGTACAGTTGGAAAGTTCCAAGTACAAGTTGTAGCAGCAGAAGTAATAGTAATACCTCTTTCTTGCTCTTGCGCCATCCAGTCCATTGTTGCAGCACCATCGTGCACCTCACCAATTTTGTGTGATTTTCCAGTATAAAAAAGAATACGCTCAGTTGTTGTTGTTTTACCAGCATCAATGTGAGCAGCGATTCCGATATTTCTTGTATATTTTAAATCTCTAGCCATTTCTTTACGAATTAAAATCTAAAGTGAGAGAATGCTTTGTTAGCTTCTGCCATTTTGTGAGTATCCATTCT
This genomic interval carries:
- the rpmC gene encoding 50S ribosomal protein L29, with protein sequence MKQSEIKDLSAAELQEKLSQTKKVYADLKMAHAISPIANPLQIRSVRRTVARLATELTKRELQ
- the rplP gene encoding 50S ribosomal protein L16, giving the protein MLQPKRTKYRKVQKGRMKGNSQRGHELSNGMFGIKSVHEDGMFLTSRQIEAARIAATRYMKREGQLWIKIFPDKPITKKPLEVRMGKGKGAVEYWAAVVKPGRIMFEVGGVPLSVAKEALRLAAQKLPVKTKFVVARDFEA
- the rpsC gene encoding 30S ribosomal protein S3, which gives rise to MGQKTNPIGNRLGIIRGWDSNWYGGNDYGDKLAEDHKIRKYIHARLSKASVSKVIIERTLKLVTVTITTARPGIIIGKGGQEVDKLKEELKKVTDKEVQINIFEIKRPELDAYLVATSIARQIESRISYRRAIKMAIAASMRMNAEGIKVLISGRLNGAEMARSEGFKEGRIPLSTFRADIDYALAEAHTTYGRMGIKVWIMKGEVYGKRELSPLAGMDKKQSGTGGGKGGDAPRGKSNFNKGGKPDARKRK
- the rplV gene encoding 50S ribosomal protein L22; translation: MGVRKRETADARKEANKSIAFAKLNNCPTSPRKMRLVADLVRGQKVERALNILRFSSKEASRKLEKLLLSAINNWEQKNSEGNLEEAGLFVKEIRVDGGMMLKRLRPAPQGRAHRIRKRSNHVTIVLGAINNTQSNS
- the rpsS gene encoding 30S ribosomal protein S19 translates to MARSLKKGPFVHYKLDKKVQENVESGKNAVVKTWSRASMITPDFVGQTIAVHNGRQFVPVYVTENMVGHKLGEFSPTRSFRGHAGAKNKGKK
- the rplB gene encoding 50S ribosomal protein L2, translated to MSVRKLKPITPGQRFRVVNGYDAITTDKPERSLIAPIKNSGGRNSQGKMTMRYTGGGHKQRYRIIDFKRTKDGIPATVKSIEYDPNRTAFIALLAYADGEKTYIIAQNGLKVGQKLVSGPESQPEIGNTLPLSRIPLGTVISCIELRPGQGAVIARSAGTFAQLMARDGKYATIKMPSGETRLILLTCSATIGAVSNSDHQLVVSGKAGRTRWLGRRPRTRPVAMNPVDHPMGGGEGRSSGGHPRSRNGLPAKGYRTRSKKNPSNKYIVERRKK
- the rplW gene encoding 50S ribosomal protein L23 produces the protein MSIIIRPIVTEKVTKESEVLNRFGFVVNKKANKVEIKKAVEAAYGVTIVSVNTMNVRPDRSTKYTKSGLISGKTNAYKKAIVQVQEGETIDFYNNI
- the rplD gene encoding 50S ribosomal protein L4 yields the protein MEVKVLDFNGKDTGRKVQLSDSVFAIEPNNHAVYLDVKQYLANQRQGTHKAKERAEVTGSTRKIKKQKGTGTARAGSVKSPLFKGGGTVFGPRPRSYSFKLNKGLKRLARKSAFSIKAKESNIVVLEDFNFEVPNTKNFINVLKALGLENKKSLFVLGESNKNVYLSSRNLKASNVVTSSELSTYAILNANNLVLLEGSLELIEENLSK
- the rplC gene encoding 50S ribosomal protein L3 yields the protein MSGLIGKKIGMTSIFDENGKNIPCTVIEAGPCVVTQVRTNEVDGYEALQLGFDDKNEKHSTKAALGHFKKAGTVAKKKVVEFQDFATEQKLGDLIDVTIFEEGEFVDVQGVSKGKGFQGVVKRHGFGGVGQATHGQHNRLRAPGSVGASSYPSRVFKGMRMAGRMGGENVKVQNLRVLKVVAEKNLLVVKGCVPGHKNSYVIIQK
- the rpsJ gene encoding 30S ribosomal protein S10 translates to MSQKIRIKLKSYDHMLVDKSAEKIVKTVKTTGAVVTGPIPLPTHKKLFTVLRSPHVNKKAREQFEVMSYKRLIDIYSSSSKTIDALMKLELPSGVEVEIKV
- the fusA gene encoding elongation factor G gives rise to the protein MARDLKYTRNIGIAAHIDAGKTTTTERILFYTGKSHKIGEVHDGAATMDWMAQEQERGITITSAATTCTWNFPTVQGKVIPESLPYHFNIIDTPGHVDFTVEVNRSLRVLDGLVFLFSAVDGVEPQSETNWRLADQYRVPRMGFVNKMDRQGANFLAVCGQVKDMLKSNAVAITLPIGDEADFKGIVDLVKNQAIVWHDETQGATFDVVDIPADMVDDVKHYRSILIEEIATYDENLLDKYMEDENSITEEEINNALRAATIDMAIIPMLAGSSFKNKGVQFMLDAVCKYLPSPLDKEGIEGIHPDDAELLEEDQTKILRKPDVKEPFAALAFKIATDPFVGRLAFFRAYSGRLDAGSYVLNTRSGNKERISRIYQMHANKQNPIEFIEAGDIGAAVGFKDIKTGDTLCDEKSPIILESMKFPEPVIGIAIEPKTKADVDKMGMALAKLAEEDPTFTVRTDEASGQTIISGMGELHLDILVDRMKREFKVEVNQGEPQVEYKEAFTKSAQHRETYKKQSGGRGKFGDIVFRIEPADEVDGKVPVGLQFVNEVKGGNVPKEYIPAVEKGFREAMKTGPLAGYAVDSLKVTLLDGSFHPVDSDALSFELAARMGYKESGRAAGAVILEPIMKIEVITPEENMGDIVGDLNRRRGQVNDMGDRNGAKTIKADVPLSEMFGYVTTLRTLSSGRATSTMEFSHYAETPSNISEEVIKKAKGNA